In the genome of Coturnix japonica isolate 7356 chromosome Z, Coturnix japonica 2.1, whole genome shotgun sequence, one region contains:
- the LOC107325913 gene encoding serine/arginine repetitive matrix protein 2-like, with translation MAQGLAGSTGPAHGEGSCAARGTHRRCSYLSDSTTRWECNACAGEGTASSTSSGLAGLSTTSQQGLQPSQSSLTPESSSSSTTSQAPSEPANQSCVPESSGLSIQRRTDRRRGMPHLQRDENTFNESRRHRRRIHNAAPIAESSTSDSASQGTSRSSRRCPALEYNLRCRQGQRARTRSRSPLRHRAPESPSRPQRHLGSRQTPSPGAQSCSYTTPAAPGSSRASRTADGSPSRHPARARTRSRSPLHRRAAETDSQPRRRRRSRSRRRGPAQGRSRSRVPRRARHITSRPY, from the exons ATGGCTCAAGGCCTGGCAGGAAGCACCGGCCCTGCTCATGGGGAAGGCTCCTGTGCTGCACGAGGCACACACCGCCGCTGCTCCTACCTGAGTGATAGCACAACCAGATGGGAGTGCAACGCCTGTGCTGGAGAGGGCACCG cctccagcaccagctcagGTCTTGCTGGCCTCAGCACCACCAGCCAGCAGGGACTGCAGCCATCTCAAAGCTCTCTGacaccagagagcagcagctccagcaccaccaGCCAGGCACCATCGGAGCCAGCTAACCAGTCCTGTGTGCCTGAGAGCAGCGGCCTGTCCATCCAGCGCAGGACGGACCGCAGGAGAGGCATGCCACATCTACAGAGGGATGAAAACACCTTTAATGAGTCCAGAAGACACCGTAGAAGAATCCATAATGCTGCCCCAattgctgagagcagcacctCAGACTCTGCCAGCCAGGGGACATCTCGGTCCTCGAGGCGCTGCCCTGCACTGGAATACAACCTCAGGTGCAGGCAGGGACAGCGGGCCCGGACAAGAAGCCGCTCTCCGTTGCGGCACCGGGCCCCAGAATCTCCGAGCCGGCCCCAGAGACACCTTGGGAGCAGGCAGACACCAAgcccaggtgctcagagctgcagctacaCCACACCGGCAGCACCGGGGTCCTCCAGGGCTTCCAGAACAGCCGACGGAAGCCCATCCAGACATCCAGCGCGGGCCCGGACTCGAAGCCGCTCGCCTCTCCATCGTCGGGCTGCGGAGACCGACAGCCAGCCCCGAAGACGCCGCAGGAGCCGGTCCAGGCGGCGAGGGCCAGCCCAGGGCCGGAGCCGCTCCCGGGTACCACGTCGGGCCCGGCACATCACCAGCCGGCCCTACTGA